Genomic window (Pelodiscus sinensis isolate JC-2024 chromosome 17, ASM4963464v1, whole genome shotgun sequence):
CTGTActagaggctgtgtctaaactacatcccttttcctcgaaaaagggatgtaaattagacatgtcaaaatttcaaatgaagctgggatttaaatttcccacacttcacttGCATAATGGCAACCACCGTTtttcaaaaaggggctttttggaaaaaaatgcagccatcattatgcaaatgaagtgcaggaaatttaaatcccagcttcatttgaaactgaagtgtctaatttacatccctttttcaagaaaagggatgtagtttagacagccAGAGTTCTCACTGTTACAGTGAAGACAGAAGAAACTGTCCCCACTACAATCCAGAAATAAAGCCTCTAAAGTTAGGCATTCCAGTAAAGATTTTAGCTGAAGTTTTTCATTGCTTAGAATCCTAGTTTTGATAAGATTTTTGGTAATGCTCAATTGAATGAGAAGATTGCAGTTTTGCTGCAATCTTTGCCATCATACTAACATGGTCACTGCCTAATTTCTGGTGACTATTCTTTTGCTGTAGGCAGGATTGTATCTGCTCGCTGTAGAAACAAATCTTAGGTAGTTATGCAAGTTATTCAAATTCTTTATTAAGAGATAcataaaaaattccaaaatagtCAGTGCTCAATAAGAAGCTTCAAAATTAAGATTTAAAAGTCATGGCACAAAGGTGGCAAGTCAATGATTTCATCTAAGCTGGAGAGGAAGTTGGCAGTTGATTGTAGCAAGTCTGGAAGAGTTAAAAAGGGAATAAAAAAGAGTGTCTCATGAATCCCCACATTCTATTAAGTCACCTTATATTTCAGTTTAATCATTAAAGAGTTGGCAATTAGGTTTAAGATGTAAACCCGTTATCTGGTGGTTTGGTTCTCTTGAAAACAGCAAGAGGGCTATGCACAAGACCACTTAAGATGGTCTAGTCTGCTTAGACTACAGCTGCAAACCAGAAACTCGATGCCTCATGTTGAGAAAATTAGATTGCTCTGATATACTTATTCTTGCATTTATCCAATTGGCTGCGCAGTGGACAACAGAAGTGTCTGTTCCCCATCTACCCAGTCACCTCTTCAAATGAATGCAGCATTCTTCTCAACCTAGCTGATGCAGCTGATTAAGATGGACTAGCTATAGCACACAGGGATATGGATTTTATCTTCCTAACCCCCCAACCAACAATAAAAAAGTCACACTGAAATCCAGCTCAGGCTTTACTGAAATCCAGCTCAGGCTACACTGAAATCCAGCTCAGGCTTTACTTACCACATTCCCATGAAATTGGTGACAGCTTCACAGGTGAAGGGACCATGTTTATAGAGCTAACGGATATATTCTTGTCAATCATCAATAGAGGAACTCCAGTCAGGGACAGGTGGCTTAATTTGTGTTCTTCAGGAATTTCAAAACTCTCAAAGTCTGTTCAGAGAGATTAGTTTAAGTTTTAGAGCTGCATGACTTTCCATTAGATTGACATCTGAGTGAAGAGTGTGCCTCAAACCCGAACATGTGTTGAAAGACTGAGTGCCCAGGCAGCTAGATGCTAAGATCTTAATAGCATATGGAATAACGTAGGCAGAGTTTATGCAATCCATTTGTTTCTTGATTAGGCAATACAGAACTATTAGAAATGACATTCTACCTACTTAGATTTAGTGCAACAATTAACAGAAGCAGTAAGGAATCCCTCCTATGGGCTGCTTGGCATGTGAAGAGCACTCATGGATGTGTGTGTTTAAGAGATAGTTACTTGCTACAAATGGGCCCTGAAATAAGAGCATATgcttctaagggtacatctagactacaggcttttgtcagaGACtatcaacagatactgtcgacaaagcctctatcgaaaaagagcgtctagactacagccagttccatcaacaaagcaagccacttttttacagtctagacgcttttgaaaaagcacagtgtggatgcaatagtgccttttttcaacaaAGGttgaaaaaaggctttatttctcgtaaaatgaggtttaccactgttgacaaaatctgccaagttctgtcgacagtagtgtagacgcaggtatagtttgtcaacagaagtccacttttgtcgacaaaaccctgtagtctagacacaccctaagaaaggGCATATTACTTTGAAGGTTTACCTTAAAGAGAACACTAAGATTTTAATGATAGAATCTTTTCCCCAAATATACTGGAAGAGCTTTTAGTAATCAAGCACTTACAGTGACAATGTAAACCCAAACAACTTGGTATTTTAGATTAAGGGAGCTGTTATGTTCATAAAAAGATGTATAGAAGACTTCAGGACCACATTCCCACTGAAGGCCTTGCATCTTCATTGCTTATGCTACATCCCTGTGGGACTTCTCATTATGTAATTTGAATATGATTTAGCATAAGGCATGACCCACCATTCTGTGCACAGCCTGCAAGATTTTAGAACAAGTGACCACCCCCTCCATTGAATAAATGATGGCTCAGAGGTGGAATGAAAACTGTCGATTGCCTACAGTTTGCCATTTGGATCCATGACAGCAATTTTTACATTATCTCATTCTTGGTAGAGATTAGCACTTTATCTGAAGTAGTGATATTCTTCAAACATGTGTCCCTTGTATTTGTTCTGCTAAGCCTTGATAGCCAAGACATTTCAAGAGTTACTCAAAGCAAGCTCACCAGCCTAGCAACAACCCTCCTATGGACATGAAGGTTAGTCTAAAAGTCAAACTACATCTTTAAGAACACTGCAGAGGCCAAGGTTAGTCAAGACAAATGTCATTTACAGTAGTGAGCTCTCACCTAGAGGATTGTAGGGAAAGAAGTTTTCTATTTCTGGATAGGCTTCAGCGGCCACACTGCAGCTTTCCACTCCAGTTGTCCTTCCAGTAGTCTAAGAAAGAATTTACGATTAAGTTAGGGGGATGACCTAAGTTTTTCCAGACAGAATTATTTGCTAGCAAGATCAGAAGTAGTTTCTAGAAAGTTATGCAGAAATCCTGGGATTCATAAGCAAGACCCCTTAGCTCGTTTTGCTTTTAGTAAGGTATTAATATTCCAGTTTGTTTGGAGTTACATGAAGGCCACTGACTCTGTATCTGCCAGATAACAGTTCACTAAATACCGAGTAAGACCAGCGTAAATAAAAGGAGCCAGAGTAACGCTGGTCTTCCAACTCCCTCATCTAAATAGAGGTCAGCTTAAGCAGTATGTTGTATTCAAGACTTGGGAAGGGATTTGTTTTGGTGTCACTCCCAACTGCTTTCCTACCAGAAAAGTATTCCACATAGAAGGAAACTGCCCCTTCCAATTCAGGGAAGATTCTGGATTACTGGCAATAGGTTTAGTCTTGCATTAACATGGAATCTTACTGCACTCAAATATCAAAATACCAGTAGCCAGCCTCTGCTCTTATTTCTAGAAGCTAGCTACATAGAGAACTATAGTGCATTTTTCATTCCTGCTTAAATCTTTAAATACATACTTTCTTGGCAGGCAAGGCggtttttttctgtttcagtGTTTCCTTGTTTGTGGTTACCAGAGCCCTGTTCACGTTTCCCAGAGCCTTTCTGACAGATTGGGATGTGGCTGGAGTTGCATTAACTATTCTTCCACCAAATGAAGTCTGGGTCTGCAATCTTTCAGATAAAACTTTCGCTGCAGGTAGAAATTTACAGTTGTACTTAGAATGAAGTGCATGACAAGCTACATTTATCTATGTCAAGCTTTCTGCCTAGTAAGAGGACAAGTGCAGTCAAATGCTTCCAGACAGAATCAGAGGCTtggtctttaaaaaaacaaaacaaaaacacacacacacacacacacacccttataAACCTAGATTTACCCCAgcattgttcaggtccttaaGGTTTGGGGTCACCATCTGCTCCCTGCGGCAGTGAGGGggggacacagccagcctgctgtctgctctccagggctggagcacttgcTGCCCCCTCTGATCATTtgggagtataactgtccctgctatcaccaccctccccttccatttgatgagacacgtggggggggggggggaagagaaaaaagatATATAACAGGAGTTATCAGCATTGCTGGATAAACAGCTACACTGACACAAGAGGACTTCTGTTCACGAGGCTAAATTTGTTTTGGGAGATACTGTTCCTATTTGACTGGACAGGATTGCTAGTGTGTAATCTGTGTCAGGGACATGCTAATAGTCAGTCACATGTTCTCTCTCTAGTCACAAGTGTCATGCTATTCTTTACATATGAAGAAACAGCAAATCAAGTGTATTCCTGGTTTATTTCACTAGATACCTTGCTTTAGTTAAGAGAGTTAAAGTTTAATTTCTGTAGTAATATACTCACAAGATGTTGAGGACAACCTTAACCGTTCCTTAGAAGCAGCAACATCTCCTTCATTCTCTTTGTCTAGGAAGGAAAGGGTTGTCATCTTCAGCTTGACAAGAtcactgcaagaaaaaaaaataaaaatcacttatTGAGTTACTGAAAAATCCTCTGGGAACAAACAGTGAGAACAGTCATGGTTTTGGTGTCTCTTCATACAAAACATGCGTTGAGATATTGATATTGACTATGCTGTCCATTTGACATTTTGTAGATGAGAGTTTAAGTGAGACTTgcccagtgttctctgtaagctttGAACTTGTAGAGCCACTCAAGGCaaattccaatgccacccagctgattagcagagcgcccacagctaaaTTTGTGTTTCTCTTGATGGCACAtgcatatttgcacatgcctcagtgcacacaatttattctgcacatggaaggaaGAAATCTACACATGGGATGGAAAGACTACAGGGAACATTGGATGGACCTGTCCCTGTTTTGCACAGCAGTACAAAGATGTAGGCTTTTAACTATTTAAACCTTCCAGTTAGGTGGCACCTGAATTCAGATTACATTGGCATACACAAATACACTACCTTATTTTGATCATATTCTTGCAAATCTTGCCTGATGTTGTAGGATCAGGATTATTTTTTACAATATGTAAATGTTTATTCCTAAACTACAATAAACCTAAACAAAGTTGTTTAAGTATATCTTAATGCATTGTTTGTTCACCTGTTAGCAAGATTTGCAAGTGCAAATTAATGTTCCCTCTATAATACCAAAAATGACAAACTATCAATTTGGAAGCCCAAGCACATTATTTCCAGCCTG
Coding sequences:
- the PTTG1 gene encoding securin isoform X1, with protein sequence MFKNGLAGSGARWLEVLACGRLRGSVAGARSGRGWPCLSEESHCFAFPDCLLGVLAGDLVKLKMTTLSFLDKENEGDVAASKERLRLSSTSSKVLSERLQTQTSFGGRIVNATPATSQSVRKALGNVNRALVTTNKETLKQKKTALPAKKTTGRTTGVESCSVAAEAYPEIENFFPYNPLDFESFEIPEEHKLSHLSLTGVPLLMIDKNISVSSINMVPSPVKLSPISWECDLLQSTANFLSSLDEIIDLPPLCHDF
- the PTTG1 gene encoding securin isoform X2; translation: MARGAGVWPFARFRSWRGWPCLSEESHCFAFPDCLLGVLAGDLVKLKMTTLSFLDKENEGDVAASKERLRLSSTSSKVLSERLQTQTSFGGRIVNATPATSQSVRKALGNVNRALVTTNKETLKQKKTALPAKKTTGRTTGVESCSVAAEAYPEIENFFPYNPLDFESFEIPEEHKLSHLSLTGVPLLMIDKNISVSSINMVPSPVKLSPISWECDLLQSTANFLSSLDEIIDLPPLCHDF
- the PTTG1 gene encoding securin isoform X3, coding for MTTLSFLDKENEGDVAASKERLRLSSTSSKVLSERLQTQTSFGGRIVNATPATSQSVRKALGNVNRALVTTNKETLKQKKTALPAKKTTGRTTGVESCSVAAEAYPEIENFFPYNPLDFESFEIPEEHKLSHLSLTGVPLLMIDKNISVSSINMVPSPVKLSPISWECDLLQSTANFLSSLDEIIDLPPLCHDF